Proteins co-encoded in one Flavobacteriaceae bacterium MAR_2009_75 genomic window:
- a CDS encoding Cu+-exporting ATPase (manually curated): MENTNCYHCGTECGKSPVEYDEKAFCCNGCKMVYEIFSENDLSYYYELQSAAGATPQEQEGKYDFLDAPTIIEKLLEFNDGHMQMVNLYIPHIHCSSCIWILENLNKLNPGIKGSQVDFPKKTVRITFNSEVISLKQLAIMMNRIGYEPQITLADFDEKPTTVDRSLIYKLGIAGFAFGNVMFLSFPEYFDLNTNQETGGEYWLNEYQDLFRWIMFFFSLPVVLYSGRDYFISAFKGIRSRMLNIDVPIALGVLVLFLRSTVDIIFNWGPGFFDSLTGLVFFLLLGKFFQQKTYSFLSFERDYKSYFPIAVTRFTEEGKEEIAQIYEIKKGDRLLIRNEELIPADGVLMKGDGHIDYSFVTGEAEPVRKKSGEKVFAGGKQLHGAIEVEIVKPVSQSYLTQLWGNAVFNDEKSGRFQTLTDSIGRRFTIAVLSIATISTFIWLLIDPSLALNVFTAVLIIACPCAIALAAPFTLGNMLRIFGKKKFYLKNTQAIEQLAQIDTAIFDKTGTITTAAKSVANYEGLPLTEEEESLLKNTLRSSNHPLSRSLYDLLAEHDIEVLEDYEEHTGKGIQASGSKGNIKIGSADFVGSPSAQNIENTSVHIRANDAYKGCFVFKNTYREGVSSLFEEMGKEMQLALLSGDNAGEKKRLQALLPATTPFYFNQKPEDKLHFIKKLQEKGKKVLMVGDGLNDAGALAQANIGIAISENINVFSPACDAILDATKFNELYTYVQASKKAIHIIKMSFVLSLMYNMVGLYFAVSGQLEPVIAAILMPLSSISIVAFTTVATNILGKKLK; this comes from the coding sequence ATGGAAAATACGAATTGTTACCACTGTGGTACCGAATGCGGCAAAAGCCCTGTCGAGTATGACGAAAAGGCCTTTTGTTGTAACGGCTGTAAAATGGTCTATGAAATTTTTTCGGAAAATGACCTAAGCTATTACTATGAACTACAGTCGGCCGCCGGGGCAACTCCCCAAGAACAGGAAGGTAAATATGATTTTTTAGATGCTCCCACCATTATTGAAAAATTATTGGAATTCAATGATGGCCATATGCAGATGGTAAATTTGTATATACCCCATATTCACTGTAGTTCGTGTATTTGGATTTTAGAAAATCTGAACAAACTAAATCCTGGAATCAAGGGCTCTCAAGTAGATTTTCCAAAGAAAACGGTTCGTATTACCTTCAATTCGGAGGTTATTAGCCTGAAGCAATTAGCCATTATGATGAACCGTATTGGTTATGAGCCCCAAATTACCTTGGCCGATTTTGATGAAAAGCCTACCACCGTAGACCGTAGTTTAATTTACAAACTGGGTATTGCGGGTTTTGCTTTTGGCAATGTGATGTTTTTGAGCTTTCCGGAGTATTTTGATTTGAATACCAATCAAGAAACAGGAGGGGAGTATTGGCTAAATGAATACCAAGACCTTTTTAGGTGGATTATGTTTTTCTTCTCTCTTCCCGTAGTGCTGTACTCCGGAAGGGATTATTTTATTTCGGCCTTTAAAGGTATTCGCTCCAGAATGTTGAATATAGATGTGCCCATCGCTTTAGGGGTTTTGGTGCTCTTTCTGCGAAGTACGGTAGATATCATTTTCAACTGGGGACCTGGTTTTTTTGATTCTCTTACAGGTCTTGTTTTCTTTTTGTTGCTCGGGAAGTTTTTCCAACAAAAAACCTACTCCTTTCTCTCCTTTGAAAGGGATTATAAATCTTATTTCCCTATAGCCGTGACACGTTTTACGGAAGAAGGGAAAGAAGAAATAGCCCAGATTTACGAAATTAAAAAAGGCGATAGACTACTCATAAGAAATGAAGAATTAATACCTGCGGATGGTGTACTTATGAAGGGTGATGGACATATCGACTATAGCTTTGTAACGGGGGAGGCAGAACCGGTACGTAAAAAGTCCGGTGAAAAAGTTTTTGCCGGTGGAAAGCAGCTTCATGGAGCCATAGAGGTGGAAATTGTAAAGCCGGTTTCACAAAGCTACCTGACCCAATTGTGGGGCAATGCGGTTTTTAACGATGAAAAATCCGGAAGGTTCCAAACCTTAACCGATAGTATTGGTAGAAGGTTTACCATAGCCGTCCTGAGTATTGCCACGATATCAACTTTTATATGGTTGTTGATAGACCCTTCCTTGGCATTGAACGTGTTTACGGCCGTGTTGATTATTGCATGCCCTTGTGCCATTGCCTTGGCGGCACCGTTTACCTTAGGAAACATGCTACGCATTTTCGGGAAGAAGAAATTCTACCTAAAAAATACGCAGGCCATTGAGCAATTGGCGCAAATTGATACCGCTATTTTTGATAAGACCGGAACCATTACTACCGCCGCCAAAAGTGTTGCCAATTATGAGGGTCTTCCTTTAACGGAGGAAGAAGAATCCCTTCTAAAAAACACTTTACGCTCCAGTAATCATCCTCTAAGTAGAAGTCTGTATGATTTGCTGGCGGAGCATGATATTGAAGTTTTAGAGGATTATGAAGAACATACCGGAAAGGGAATTCAGGCTTCTGGTAGTAAAGGGAACATTAAAATAGGCTCGGCCGATTTTGTGGGCAGTCCGTCCGCTCAAAATATAGAAAATACATCCGTACACATTAGAGCCAACGATGCCTACAAAGGTTGCTTTGTTTTCAAGAATACCTATAGGGAAGGAGTTTCTTCTCTTTTTGAAGAAATGGGCAAAGAAATGCAATTGGCCCTTCTTTCGGGAGATAATGCAGGCGAAAAAAAGCGGCTCCAGGCATTGTTGCCTGCTACCACACCTTTTTATTTCAACCAGAAACCGGAAGACAAGCTCCATTTTATTAAAAAACTCCAAGAAAAAGGAAAAAAGGTGCTCATGGTGGGAGATGGGCTCAATGATGCGGGTGCCTTGGCTCAGGCAAATATTGGAATAGCCATTTCGGAAAACATCAATGTGTTTTCACCTGCTTGCGATGCCATATTGGATGCGACCAAGTTCAATGAGTTGTATACATACGTTCAAGCTTCAAAAAAAGCGATACACATCATTAAAATGAGCTTTGTACTGTCGCTTATGTACAATATGGTAGGGCTCTATTTTGCTGTGAGCGGACAATTAGAACCCGTTATAGCAGCTATTCTCATGCCTTTAAGCTCCATTAGTATTGTAGCCTTTACGACGGTTGCAACCAATATTTTAGGAAAAAAACTGAAATAA
- a CDS encoding cbb3-type cytochrome oxidase maturation protein yields MSVIYILLAISIVVALIFFAAFIFSVKRGQYDDSYTPSVRMLFEDELVKKATEKQNDLKQNKPIELNN; encoded by the coding sequence ATGAGTGTCATTTATATTTTACTCGCTATAAGTATTGTGGTTGCCCTAATTTTTTTTGCCGCTTTTATCTTTTCGGTAAAAAGAGGGCAGTATGACGATTCCTATACACCATCCGTACGGATGCTTTTTGAAGACGAACTTGTGAAAAAAGCTACAGAAAAACAAAACGACCTTAAACAAAATAAACCTATCGAACTAAATAATTGA